Proteins encoded by one window of Salvia splendens isolate huo1 chromosome 5, SspV2, whole genome shotgun sequence:
- the LOC121805745 gene encoding activating signal cointegrator 1-like encodes MASRRIESSNYRNPCITMHQPWASLLVYGIKRIEGRSWPSPIRGRLWIHAAGKVPEPETVKAMEEFYREIYKLNGVTDIKFPEHYPVSRLLGCVDVVGCLTCEELVNWEAIPASVRVEGQTAFCWLCEKPQRLIVPFEMRGFQGVYNLEKKIYEAAVRGLSSVKAPQPVTFPLPEPRDRFSLKPGSLASFPSCTSTSAEEKPPSLVAAIAGARAAATQFSKNNIPRAPKTGSIEGNGKPISTRTGDKSKEWLPVQRAGGDTPDSSSSKIGL; translated from the exons ATGGCGAGCAGAAGAATAGAGTCGTCGAATTACAGAAACCCATGTATAACAATGCACCAACCGTGGGCGTCTCTGCTTGTGTATGGCATCAAACGGATTGAAGGCAGATCTTGGCCCTCCCCAATTCGAG GACGGCTGTGGATTCATGCAGCAGGTAAGGTTCCCGAACCAGAGACAGTCAAAGCTATGGAAGAGTTTTACAGGGAGATCTACAAACTGAATGGAGTAACAGATATTAAATTCCCTGAGCATTACCCGGTTTCCAGACTTCTCG GCTGTGTTGACGTGGTAGGTTGCCTTACTTGTGAAGAGCTAGTAAATTGGGAAGCTATACCTGCATCG GTGAGAGTAGAAGGACAGACAGCTTTTTGTTGGCTCTGCGAGAAACCTCAG AGATTGATCGTTCCATTTGAAATGCGCGGATTCCAGGGTGTTTATAATCTGGAAAAGAAG ATATATGAAGCCGCTGTCAGAGGTCTCTCTTCCGTCAAAGCACCACAGCCAGTTACTTTCCCCCTTCCAGAGCCACGAGACCGGTTCTCTCTGAAACCTGGTTCACTTGCTTCTTTTCCGAGTTGCACAAGCACCTCAGCAGAGGAGAAACCTCCTAGCCTCGTTGCAGCAATTGCTGGCGCTAGAGCAGCTGCAACCCAATTCTCCAAGAACAATATCCCCAGAGCTCCTAAGACAGGCAGTATTGAAGGTAATGGGAAACCAATCTCTACGAGAACAGGGGATAAATCTAAGGAGTGGTTGCCGGTTCAACGAGCTGGTGGTGATACACCCGATAGCTCCTCTAGTAAAATTGGCTTATGA